Genomic DNA from Pseudodesulfovibrio senegalensis:
GCGACATGGTGCGGGTGCAGCGGCGGCTGCTGGACCACCTTGGCGTGGACCGGCTCTTGTGCGCGGTGGGCGGTTCCGTGGGCGGCATGCAGGTGCTGGAATGGTCCGTGCGCTACCCGGATCGCGTTTTCTCGGCCATCCCGCTGGCCACCACCACCAAGCACTCGGCGCAGGCCATCGCCTTCAACGAGGTGGCCCGGCAGGCCATCATGGCCGACCCGCAATGGAACGGCGGCCACTATTACGAGGGCGCACGGCCCGGACACGGGCTGGCCGTGGCCCGCATGATCGGCCACATCACCTATCTTTCCGACGAATCCATGCGCCACAAGTTCGACCGCCGCCTGCAGGACCGCTGCGACCTGTCCTTCAATTTCGAGGCGGATTTTCAGGTGGAAAGCTATTTGCGCTATCAGGGCAACAAGTTCGTTGAGCGTTTTGACGCCAATTCTTTTCTGTATCTGACCAAGGCCGCGGACTACTTCAACCTTGAAAAGGAGTGGGGCAACGGTTCGCTGGTGGCCGCGTTCGCCCGCGCCCGCGCCCGGTATCTGGTGACCTCGTTCACCTCGGACTGGCTGTATCCCACCTACCAGTCCAAGGCCATGGTGCAGGCCATGAAAAAGAACGGGCTGGACGTAAGCTTTTGCGAAATTGAAGCCCCGTGGGGGCACGACGCCTTTCTGCTGCCCAATGAGCGGCTGGACACCCTCATGGGCGGTTTTCTGGAGCGCATGGAACGGGAGCTGGAAAAGGAAAGGGCCCGGAAAACAACAGCAGCGGGAGCCAACGGTCATGCGCTTTGATCTTCAGGTCATCGCCTCGTGGATAGAGCCGGGGTCCCGCGTGCTGGACCTCGGATGCAGCCAGGGCGTGCTGCTGGAAAAACTGACGCAGGAAAAACAGGTGCGCGGTACCGGCATCGAGCAGGATGAAGCCAAGGCCGGGCAGGCCATCGGCAAGGGCCTTTCCGTGATCCACGGCGACATTTACGAGGAAGTGCGCGACTATCCGGACCTCGCCTTCGACTATGTAGTGCTTTCCCAGACCCTGCAGCAGGTCATCGACCCCTCGACCCTGATCCGCGAGATGCTGCGCGTGGGCAGGCGCTGCATCGTGTCCTTTCCCAATTTCAGCTACTGGAAGCACCGGGTGCAGTTTCTGCTGCGCGGGTGCGCCCCGGTCTCGCGCGAGCTGCCCCACGAATGGCACAACACCCCCAATATCCGCGTCATCCCCATTGCGGATTTCAAGCGTTTTTGTCGTGACCTCGGCGTACCGGTGCTGCGCGAAGTGGCCATCGGCAACCATCACCACGAGGACAGGGGCAAGGTGGTCACCTTCATGCCCAATCTGCTGGCCTCGTATGGAATCTTTTTGCTTGGCAGGGAGTGATTATGGGAGATGAATCCGTCCGGTTGTTCGTGGGTGTGCCCGTTCCCGAAACGTGGCAGGGCCGCATGGCCCGGCTGCAGGAGCGCCTGCGCCCGAATCTGCGCTCGCGGGTCACATGGGTGCGCCCGGAGATCGCGCACCTGACCGTGCGCTTTCTGGGCAACGTGGAGTCCGCGCACGTGGACGCGGTGCGGGCCGCGCTCGAATCCGTGGCCTTTGAACCGTTCACCCTGTGCGCCGGGGACCCCGGTTTTTTCGTCAGTCGCAGGAA
This window encodes:
- the metW gene encoding methionine biosynthesis protein MetW, producing the protein MRFDLQVIASWIEPGSRVLDLGCSQGVLLEKLTQEKQVRGTGIEQDEAKAGQAIGKGLSVIHGDIYEEVRDYPDLAFDYVVLSQTLQQVIDPSTLIREMLRVGRRCIVSFPNFSYWKHRVQFLLRGCAPVSRELPHEWHNTPNIRVIPIADFKRFCRDLGVPVLREVAIGNHHHEDRGKVVTFMPNLLASYGIFLLGRE
- the metX gene encoding homoserine O-acetyltransferase MetX, encoding MSEYVHADARGASVGLVERREFVLEQGLEVACGLRLAPVSVAYETYGTLNRDGTNAILVLHALTGDSHAAGYYAGEDAKPGWWDIMIGPGKPLDTDRYFVICSNVLGGCMGSTGPASIDPQTGKPFGSDFPVLTIGDMVRVQRRLLDHLGVDRLLCAVGGSVGGMQVLEWSVRYPDRVFSAIPLATTTKHSAQAIAFNEVARQAIMADPQWNGGHYYEGARPGHGLAVARMIGHITYLSDESMRHKFDRRLQDRCDLSFNFEADFQVESYLRYQGNKFVERFDANSFLYLTKAADYFNLEKEWGNGSLVAAFARARARYLVTSFTSDWLYPTYQSKAMVQAMKKNGLDVSFCEIEAPWGHDAFLLPNERLDTLMGGFLERMERELEKERARKTTAAGANGHAL